One window from the genome of Acinetobacter lanii encodes:
- the rpsO gene encoding 30S ribosomal protein S15, protein MALTNADRAEIIAKFARAENDTGSPEVQVSLLTAQINDLQGHFKEHKHDHHSRRGLIRMVNQRRKLLDYLKGKDTARYAALIAALGLRR, encoded by the coding sequence ATGGCTTTAACAAACGCAGATCGCGCAGAGATCATCGCTAAATTTGCTCGCGCAGAAAACGACACTGGTTCACCAGAAGTACAAGTATCTTTATTGACTGCTCAAATCAATGATTTGCAAGGTCACTTTAAAGAACACAAACACGACCATCATAGCCGTCGTGGTTTGATCCGTATGGTAAACCAACGTCGTAAATTGCTTGATTACCTTAAAGGTAAAGACACTGCACGTTATGCTGCTTTGATCGCTGCTTTAGGTTTACGTCGTTAA
- the pnp gene encoding polyribonucleotide nucleotidyltransferase, which yields MFNIIRKEFQFGQHQVVLETGRVARQANTVVITMGGVQVLVAVVAQPKAKAGQDFFPLTVNYQEKQYAAGRIPGGYGKREGRASEAETLISRLIDRPIRPLFPEGYFNEIQVTATVISSDKTMDADIAAMLGTSAALSIAGTPFRGPIGGARVGLINGEYILNPNHEQLAQSDLDLVVAGTESAVLMVESEAKELSEDQMLGAVLFGHDEMQIAIQAIKEFAAAAGAVESTWVAPVKNEELLGKLKEAFEAKISEAYTIAVKHERYAALDALQEQALAQFVPEGDETGIADEVNELFEDLKYRTVRDNILSGKPRIDGRDTKTVRAIDVQVNVLDRAHGSALFTRGETQALVTTTLGNTRDALMVDTLAGTKTDNFMLHYNFPAYSVGETGRESGPKRREIGHGRLARRGVQAVLPAADRFPYVIRIVSDITESNGSSSMASVCGASLSLMDAGVPLKAPVAGIAMGLVKEGERFAVLSDILGDEDHLGDMDFKVAGSANGITALQMDIKIEGITEEIMESALNQAYAGRMHILNEMNQVISRARPEISMHAPTFQVININPDKIRDVIGKGGATIRAITEETKAAIDIEDNGTVRVFGETKAAAAAAVAKIQALTAEIEPGTIYTGKVIRIVEFGAFVNIMPGTDGLLHISQISNERVANVTDVLAEGQEIKVQVADVDNRGRIKLTMKDIEQA from the coding sequence ATGTTTAATATTATTCGTAAAGAATTCCAATTCGGTCAGCACCAAGTTGTGCTTGAAACAGGTCGTGTTGCGCGTCAAGCAAACACGGTTGTCATCACCATGGGTGGTGTACAAGTACTTGTTGCTGTGGTTGCTCAACCAAAAGCAAAAGCAGGTCAAGACTTCTTCCCATTGACCGTTAACTACCAAGAAAAACAATATGCTGCGGGTCGTATCCCAGGTGGTTATGGTAAACGTGAAGGCCGTGCGTCTGAAGCTGAAACTTTAATTTCACGCTTAATCGACCGTCCAATTCGTCCATTGTTCCCAGAAGGTTACTTCAACGAAATTCAAGTGACTGCAACTGTGATTTCTTCTGACAAGACTATGGATGCTGACATTGCTGCAATGCTTGGTACATCTGCTGCATTGTCAATTGCAGGTACACCGTTCCGTGGTCCAATCGGTGGCGCACGCGTTGGTTTAATCAACGGTGAATACATCCTAAACCCGAACCATGAACAATTGGCTCAATCTGATCTTGACCTTGTGGTTGCAGGGACTGAGTCTGCAGTATTGATGGTTGAATCTGAAGCGAAAGAGCTTTCAGAAGACCAAATGCTTGGCGCTGTACTTTTCGGTCATGACGAAATGCAAATCGCGATCCAAGCGATCAAAGAATTTGCTGCAGCTGCGGGTGCAGTTGAGTCAACTTGGGTTGCGCCTGTTAAAAATGAAGAACTTCTTGGTAAATTGAAAGAAGCATTCGAAGCGAAAATCTCTGAAGCATATACCATTGCAGTTAAGCATGAACGTTATGCAGCATTGGATGCACTTCAAGAACAAGCATTAGCGCAATTCGTTCCAGAAGGCGACGAAACTGGCATTGCTGACGAAGTAAACGAATTATTCGAAGACTTAAAATACCGCACGGTTCGTGACAATATCTTGTCTGGTAAACCACGTATCGATGGTCGTGACACTAAAACTGTTCGTGCAATCGACGTTCAAGTGAATGTATTAGATCGTGCTCACGGTTCTGCATTGTTCACTCGTGGTGAAACTCAGGCGTTGGTAACCACGACTTTGGGTAATACACGTGATGCGTTGATGGTTGATACCCTTGCAGGTACGAAAACTGACAACTTCATGTTGCATTACAACTTCCCTGCATACTCTGTAGGTGAAACAGGTCGTGAATCTGGTCCTAAACGTCGTGAAATTGGTCACGGTCGTCTCGCGCGTCGTGGTGTTCAAGCGGTTCTTCCTGCAGCTGACCGCTTCCCGTACGTGATTCGTATCGTATCGGATATTACTGAATCGAATGGTTCATCTTCAATGGCGTCTGTATGTGGTGCGTCACTATCACTTATGGATGCAGGTGTTCCACTTAAAGCACCAGTTGCGGGTATCGCAATGGGTCTAGTGAAAGAAGGCGAGCGTTTCGCAGTACTTTCTGACATCTTAGGTGATGAAGATCACTTAGGTGATATGGACTTTAAAGTAGCAGGTTCTGCAAACGGTATTACTGCGCTTCAAATGGACATCAAGATCGAAGGCATCACTGAAGAGATCATGGAATCTGCATTGAACCAAGCGTATGCAGGTCGTATGCACATCTTGAACGAGATGAACCAAGTGATTTCACGTGCTCGTCCTGAAATTTCTATGCATGCGCCGACATTCCAAGTGATCAACATCAACCCGGACAAGATCCGTGATGTGATTGGTAAAGGTGGCGCAACCATCCGTGCGATTACTGAAGAAACCAAAGCGGCGATTGATATCGAAGATAACGGTACAGTACGTGTATTTGGTGAAACCAAAGCGGCAGCGGCTGCTGCGGTTGCAAAAATCCAAGCACTGACTGCTGAAATCGAACCAGGTACAATCTACACCGGTAAAGTGATTCGTATTGTTGAATTCGGTGCGTTTGTTAACATCATGCCAGGTACTGACGGTCTACTTCACATTTCTCAAATTTCAAACGAACGTGTTGCCAATGTGACTGACGTTCTTGCGGAAGGTCAAGAAATTAAAGTTCAAGTGGCTGACGTAGACAACCGTGGTCGTATCAAATTAACCATGAAAGACATCGAACAAGCATAA
- a CDS encoding magnesium transporter CorA family protein: MQTYFFYQHAAEHYTYVSKVALPDQTPEFVWLDCTRSDVIHQAETWHKAVQQQTGILLNEYHIRDILNLEHPCVFDTMDDYDLLIFRKLITPDDQINISEQALEKHESVFGLATTPISFIITPEVLLTVREAGNKAIESYVARIETILCRHIDEQNKPRKLPSTPIDLALRLLNSMVDGYLDLRIPLTRRVEFWQQELLQGHRRFTKWNQLLQENMAFQQVENLCEEQIESLQELRDEIVDNYAHLKGKRKTDKQDLMLVRVDDLSSHIERIQKHTTRLRSAIQAAIDLHFSAIANQTNENMRILAIITAVFAPLTLLTGIYGMNFEFIPGLKSPTGFWVMLGIMLMTTILLLYYFYRRHLVGRGERSVMDMLAQQHKGQHVNLFWFLDYEPIKQTMKEVEKLTKFK; this comes from the coding sequence ATGCAAACTTACTTTTTTTATCAACATGCGGCTGAACACTATACCTATGTAAGCAAAGTGGCTTTGCCAGATCAAACCCCTGAATTTGTGTGGTTGGATTGCACTCGTAGCGATGTCATCCATCAGGCAGAAACGTGGCATAAAGCAGTACAACAACAAACCGGTATTCTCTTAAATGAATACCACATTCGCGATATTTTAAATCTCGAACATCCTTGTGTGTTTGACACCATGGATGATTATGATCTGTTGATTTTCCGAAAATTAATCACCCCGGATGATCAGATCAATATCAGTGAGCAGGCATTAGAAAAGCATGAAAGTGTGTTTGGCCTTGCCACCACCCCGATCAGCTTTATCATCACCCCTGAGGTGTTGTTGACCGTCCGAGAAGCGGGCAATAAGGCAATTGAAAGCTATGTGGCGCGGATTGAAACCATTCTCTGTCGACATATTGATGAACAAAATAAACCACGTAAATTGCCGAGTACCCCGATTGATTTGGCTTTAAGACTGCTCAACAGCATGGTCGATGGCTATTTGGATTTACGTATTCCTTTAACCCGTCGGGTGGAATTTTGGCAACAGGAACTGTTGCAAGGTCATCGTCGATTCACCAAGTGGAATCAACTGTTGCAAGAGAATATGGCCTTTCAACAGGTGGAAAATCTTTGCGAAGAACAGATTGAGTCTTTGCAGGAACTGCGTGATGAAATCGTCGATAACTATGCGCATTTAAAAGGTAAACGCAAAACTGACAAACAAGATCTGATGTTGGTGCGTGTCGATGATTTATCCAGTCATATTGAACGAATTCAAAAACATACTACTCGGTTAAGAAGTGCGATTCAGGCAGCCATTGATTTACATTTTTCTGCGATTGCCAATCAAACCAATGAAAATATGCGAATTTTAGCCATTATCACCGCCGTGTTTGCCCCATTGACTTTATTGACCGGGATTTATGGAATGAACTTTGAATTCATTCCCGGCTTAAAGTCACCAACCGGATTTTGGGTGATGCTGGGTATTATGCTGATGACCACGATTTTATTGCTTTACTATTTCTATCGTCGGCATTTGGTCGGGCGAGGGGAGCGTAGTGTGATGGATATGTTGGCACAGCAACATAAAGGTCAGCACGTTAACCTGTTTTGGTTTTTAGATTATGAACCGATTAAACAAACCATGAAAGAAGTTGAGAAATTAACTAAATTTAAATAG
- a CDS encoding YdcH family protein: MNTKIMNKKLKNMFPEYREIMQVLAQDDPHFARLMEDHDELDRQITQLEQDPVNLINDDIESLKRKKLKLKDSLYTLLKKAAVKDTE; encoded by the coding sequence ATGAATACCAAAATTATGAATAAAAAATTAAAAAATATGTTCCCTGAATATCGTGAGATCATGCAGGTACTCGCTCAAGATGATCCGCATTTTGCCAGACTGATGGAGGATCATGACGAGTTAGATCGGCAAATTACCCAGCTTGAGCAAGACCCTGTCAATCTGATCAATGATGATATTGAGTCACTAAAACGCAAGAAGCTTAAACTGAAAGACAGCCTATATACCCTGTTAAAAAAGGCGGCGGTGAAAGACACCGAGTAA
- a CDS encoding chaperone modulator CbpM, whose amino-acid sequence MTTIHYREIIKDGCLEAEIVDENCIFDLNHFAQACGQSPEWVLQLLEYEILPARTETRIHQFFADEVTRARRAYRLQRDFEASLSAVAMMLDLIDEVQHLRKQVRSSQIRKS is encoded by the coding sequence ATGACGACAATTCATTATCGTGAAATTATTAAAGATGGTTGCTTGGAAGCAGAAATCGTTGATGAAAACTGTATTTTCGATCTGAATCATTTTGCACAAGCCTGCGGACAAAGCCCTGAATGGGTACTGCAATTACTTGAATACGAAATTTTGCCTGCACGAACCGAAACCCGGATTCATCAATTTTTTGCCGATGAAGTGACTCGCGCACGTCGAGCTTACCGCTTACAGCGTGATTTTGAGGCGAGTTTATCTGCGGTGGCGATGATGCTGGACTTGATTGATGAGGTACAACACCTGCGCAAACAAGTGCGTAGCTCTCAGATCAGGAAAAGCTAA
- a CDS encoding DnaJ C-terminal domain-containing protein: MAKNYYDDLGISRQASAEDIKKAYRKLARKYHPDVSKEANAEAMMQAINVAYDTLGDAEKKKQYDFELDHPQAAYGFNGGGSDTHSGFGQGFDQGYQQGAHQGNAQGGFQGGDFSGFEDLFGRFGQGFGGGQYQQYSNGSRQQSFRGEDQHASIEVDLEIAFQGATQNITLQIPTYNAYGEPEVQRKTLQVKIPKGMKEGQQIRLSKQGQAGINGGEAGDLYIQIHYKQDDKLRVEGADIYYNIDISPWEAALGQEIEVNTPNGKVKVGIPKNTVYGKQLRLKDKGIPAKVPGHLYLILNIVYPKAETEQQVHAYEDLAKAFSHFNPRSH; encoded by the coding sequence ATGGCAAAAAATTATTACGATGACCTTGGGATTTCACGGCAAGCCAGTGCGGAAGACATTAAAAAAGCTTACCGAAAATTGGCACGAAAATATCATCCTGATGTCAGTAAAGAAGCCAATGCCGAAGCAATGATGCAGGCAATTAATGTGGCTTATGACACCTTAGGTGATGCTGAAAAAAAGAAACAATACGACTTTGAACTTGATCATCCACAAGCTGCCTATGGCTTTAATGGTGGTGGTTCAGATACGCATTCAGGCTTTGGACAAGGATTCGATCAAGGCTATCAGCAAGGTGCTCATCAAGGCAATGCGCAAGGCGGTTTTCAAGGGGGAGATTTCAGTGGTTTTGAAGATCTGTTTGGACGCTTTGGCCAAGGTTTTGGTGGCGGGCAATATCAACAATATTCGAATGGTTCAAGACAACAAAGTTTTCGCGGAGAAGACCAACATGCCAGCATAGAAGTGGATCTCGAGATCGCTTTTCAGGGTGCAACGCAAAATATTACCTTACAAATTCCCACCTACAATGCCTATGGTGAACCTGAAGTTCAGCGCAAAACCTTACAAGTCAAAATCCCTAAAGGCATGAAAGAAGGTCAACAAATTCGTTTGTCGAAACAGGGACAAGCCGGTATCAATGGCGGTGAAGCCGGTGATCTTTATATTCAAATTCACTATAAACAAGACGACAAACTTCGTGTCGAAGGTGCCGACATTTACTACAACATTGACATCAGTCCATGGGAAGCCGCACTCGGTCAAGAAATTGAAGTCAATACTCCCAACGGCAAGGTCAAAGTCGGTATTCCCAAAAACACGGTCTATGGCAAACAACTGCGCCTAAAAGACAAAGGCATTCCGGCCAAAGTGCCGGGGCATCTATATCTGATTTTAAATATTGTTTATCCGAAAGCCGAAACTGAACAGCAAGTGCATGCCTATGAAGATTTAGCCAAAGCCTTCTCGCACTTTAATCCTCGATCCCATTAA
- the hslO gene encoding Hsp33 family molecular chaperone HslO, whose amino-acid sequence MSDLRQRFFIENSPVRGEVVHLEDALKTILLQREYAPAVKILLGEMLSATALLASTLKIKGRISLQIQASGSLKWAMAECNHLGEVRALADYEADDRFAEASSSSTVLSTLLNPVLFINIEPEFGERYQGIVPLDQPNLAKCLMQYYDLSAQIPTRIVLASSEQRSGGLLIQLLPRNNEEEQQRVDEDIWPRLTMLTETLKAEELTDLDAQEILYRLYNEEEVRLPEAEQLHFGCTCSKQRCADALIQIGVDSVRETLEEQNPITMDCQFCQTRYSFSAEEALGLFGEHLS is encoded by the coding sequence ATGTCTGATTTACGTCAACGTTTTTTTATTGAAAATAGCCCTGTGCGTGGTGAAGTGGTTCATCTCGAAGACGCTTTAAAAACCATTTTATTGCAACGTGAATATGCACCTGCGGTGAAAATTCTTTTGGGTGAAATGCTCAGTGCAACGGCGTTATTGGCCAGCACATTGAAAATCAAAGGACGTATTAGTCTTCAGATTCAAGCATCAGGTTCATTAAAATGGGCGATGGCTGAATGTAATCACTTGGGTGAAGTGCGTGCCCTAGCAGACTACGAAGCGGATGACCGTTTTGCTGAAGCCAGCAGCAGCTCGACCGTACTGTCGACTTTGCTTAATCCAGTTTTGTTTATCAATATTGAGCCGGAGTTTGGTGAACGTTATCAAGGGATTGTGCCACTTGATCAACCGAATTTAGCCAAATGTTTAATGCAGTATTACGATTTGTCTGCACAGATTCCAACCCGTATTGTTCTAGCAAGTTCAGAACAACGCTCAGGCGGCTTACTGATTCAATTGTTACCGCGTAACAATGAAGAAGAACAGCAACGTGTTGATGAAGACATTTGGCCACGTTTAACCATGTTGACCGAAACACTGAAAGCTGAAGAATTAACCGATTTGGATGCGCAAGAAATTCTTTATCGTTTATATAACGAAGAAGAAGTACGTCTGCCTGAAGCGGAACAACTGCATTTCGGTTGTACCTGCTCGAAACAGCGTTGTGCCGATGCGTTAATTCAAATTGGTGTAGATTCTGTGCGTGAAACTTTGGAAGAACAAAATCCAATTACCATGGATTGTCAGTTCTGCCAAACCCGTTATAGCTTTAGTGCTGAAGAAGCCTTAGGACTATTCGGTGAACATTTAAGTTAA
- a CDS encoding primosomal protein N', with translation MTNTCLNSSDLYRIRVAVPVHVYDCFDYKVSQVEYDQIQVGARVAVPFGRQHLTGVVTEKLSPDTPIDPRFQLKAITELLDDHAIIDDKVLKLAGWAAQYYQFPIGEVMHTALPTLLRQGKPYNLLARTWKVLDEHAEAKVKRSEKQQEAYKVLKLHPHGTLETILNLSGIETATLKAIEKKGIIRCELENQNFSPEPLQLAQMPLTANDEQKKAIQTILKAQNKYQGFLLDGLTGSGKTEVYLQVMHEVLKQGKQVLVLVPEIGLTPQTVSRFQSRFHCNIALLHSGLNDSKRLQAWQHAQTGKASIILGTRSALFTPMPKLGLIILDEEHDLSFKQHEGFRYHARDVAMYRAHLEQCPIVLGSATPSIDSFSLAQQGKLTHLQLNHRAGGALMPKMHLIDLKIAKKQHGISDTLIKEIQIRLDKKEQVLIFLNRRGYAPVLICESCAWQANCPHCDAHFTLHKKPYEHLHCHHCGTINRVPDACPQCNQQTLKPIGMGTAKVEESLNELFPDHPVLRVDRDSTSRVGSWQKIYDQIHQSEPMILLGTQMLAKGHHFPYVTLVAILDIDSGLLSVDFRATERTAQLIIQVAGRAGRGDKKGEVYVQTLRPDHPLFNTLIHKDYRAFAKATLADRQLALMPPCRYAVLLRCESKNQEDNQRFLTEMTQLLRQHAGDLIDIWGPIPAPMERKAGRYQAHVVLLSQDRAKMHFYVREWWQQVLHYKPSSMKVSIDVDPQELS, from the coding sequence ATGACAAATACTTGTTTAAATAGCTCAGATCTTTACCGCATTCGTGTTGCTGTGCCTGTGCATGTCTATGATTGTTTTGACTATAAAGTCTCACAAGTTGAATATGATCAGATTCAAGTTGGGGCACGTGTTGCCGTGCCTTTTGGCCGTCAACATCTGACGGGTGTGGTGACTGAAAAACTCAGCCCAGATACCCCAATCGATCCACGCTTTCAGCTAAAAGCCATCACTGAGCTGTTAGATGATCATGCCATTATCGATGACAAGGTTTTAAAATTAGCGGGCTGGGCAGCGCAATATTATCAATTCCCGATCGGTGAAGTAATGCATACCGCCCTGCCGACTTTATTGCGCCAAGGTAAACCGTATAATCTTTTGGCGCGTACATGGAAAGTGCTAGATGAACATGCAGAAGCCAAAGTCAAACGCTCTGAAAAACAACAAGAAGCCTATAAAGTTTTAAAGTTGCATCCGCATGGGACTTTAGAAACGATTTTGAATTTAAGTGGCATCGAAACTGCAACTTTAAAAGCGATTGAAAAAAAAGGCATTATCCGCTGTGAATTAGAAAACCAAAATTTCAGCCCAGAACCGTTGCAATTGGCACAAATGCCGTTGACCGCCAACGATGAACAAAAAAAAGCGATTCAAACGATTTTAAAAGCACAAAACAAATATCAAGGTTTTTTACTCGATGGTTTGACGGGTAGTGGTAAAACCGAAGTCTATTTGCAAGTCATGCATGAGGTGCTGAAACAAGGCAAACAAGTATTGGTGTTGGTGCCCGAAATTGGACTGACCCCACAGACGGTTAGCCGTTTTCAATCTCGTTTTCATTGCAACATTGCGCTATTACATTCGGGATTGAATGACTCGAAACGCTTACAAGCTTGGCAACATGCACAAACAGGGAAAGCCTCGATTATTTTAGGTACACGTTCTGCGCTGTTTACCCCTATGCCCAAATTGGGCTTGATCATTTTAGATGAAGAGCACGACCTGTCTTTTAAACAGCATGAGGGCTTTCGCTATCATGCCCGTGATGTTGCCATGTACCGCGCGCATTTAGAGCAATGTCCGATTGTTTTAGGTTCAGCCACACCGAGCATTGACAGTTTCTCTTTGGCACAACAGGGCAAATTGACCCATTTGCAATTGAATCATCGTGCCGGTGGGGCGTTGATGCCAAAAATGCATTTGATTGATCTAAAAATTGCCAAGAAGCAGCATGGCATTTCAGACACACTGATCAAAGAAATCCAAATCCGTTTGGACAAAAAAGAACAGGTGCTGATTTTCCTGAATCGTCGCGGTTATGCCCCTGTGCTGATTTGTGAAAGCTGCGCATGGCAAGCCAATTGTCCGCACTGTGATGCACACTTTACCCTGCATAAAAAGCCGTATGAGCATTTGCATTGTCATCATTGTGGCACCATCAACCGTGTGCCTGATGCCTGTCCTCAGTGTAATCAGCAAACCTTAAAGCCGATTGGCATGGGCACCGCAAAGGTTGAAGAAAGCCTGAATGAACTGTTTCCCGATCATCCAGTGCTTCGGGTCGATCGAGATTCCACTTCTCGGGTCGGCAGTTGGCAAAAGATTTATGATCAAATTCATCAAAGTGAACCGATGATTCTATTGGGCACCCAAATGTTGGCCAAAGGGCATCATTTTCCTTATGTCACCCTTGTGGCGATTTTGGATATCGACTCAGGTTTGCTCAGTGTCGATTTTCGTGCCACTGAGCGTACTGCGCAACTGATCATACAAGTGGCAGGTCGTGCAGGACGGGGCGATAAAAAAGGTGAGGTGTATGTACAAACACTTCGTCCTGATCATCCGCTATTTAATACCCTGATTCATAAAGACTACCGTGCTTTTGCCAAAGCTACCTTGGCCGACCGTCAATTGGCACTGATGCCGCCTTGTCGCTATGCGGTATTGTTACGTTGTGAATCTAAAAACCAAGAAGATAATCAACGGTTTTTAACCGAGATGACCCAACTGTTAAGACAACATGCGGGCGATTTGATCGATATTTGGGGGCCGATTCCTGCGCCCATGGAACGTAAAGCCGGTCGCTACCAAGCACATGTAGTATTGCTATCACAGGATCGTGCCAAAATGCATTTCTATGTCCGAGAATGGTGGCAACAGGTGTTGCATTACAAGCCCTCGAGCATGAAAGTCAGTATTGATGTCGACCCACAAGAACTGAGTTAA
- the gspF gene encoding type II secretion system inner membrane protein GspF has product MPAYQYIAIDASGKQQKGVLEGDSARQIRQQLRDKQWIPVQVDAVEPKDKQQSSRWFQKKFTAYDLALMTRQLAVLVAAGIPLEEALRAVTKQSEKSHVQNILSSVRSKVMEGHSLAQGMQQSGRFPDLYIATIAAGERSGHLDLILDQLADYTENRFAMQKKIQAAMIYPIILMIMSFAIVMGLMTYVVPDIVKTFDQSKQALPWITVVMMKSSEIIRQAWPFMLVASALGIFLLMRFLKTAAGHYAFDRLILKMPLFGKLSRGINAARFSSTLSILTQSGVPLVDALKIGAAVSSNWVIRDAVNVAAEKVTEGGNLASQLERCGYFPPMMVQMIKSGESSGELDRMLKRASDMQDREVTTLISTLLALLEPLMLVLMAGIVLVIVIAVMLPIVNMNNMI; this is encoded by the coding sequence ATGCCTGCATATCAATATATTGCCATAGATGCATCAGGGAAGCAGCAGAAAGGCGTGTTAGAGGGTGATTCAGCACGTCAAATTCGACAACAACTCAGGGACAAGCAATGGATTCCTGTGCAAGTCGATGCTGTCGAGCCAAAAGACAAGCAGCAGTCGAGTCGTTGGTTTCAGAAAAAATTTACCGCTTATGACTTGGCACTCATGACCCGTCAATTGGCGGTGTTGGTGGCAGCCGGCATTCCTTTAGAGGAAGCGCTTCGCGCCGTGACCAAACAAAGTGAAAAATCGCATGTGCAAAATATTCTGTCCTCAGTGCGTTCTAAAGTCATGGAAGGGCATTCGCTTGCACAAGGCATGCAACAGTCAGGGCGCTTTCCCGATCTGTATATTGCCACCATTGCAGCAGGTGAACGTTCAGGGCATCTCGATCTGATATTAGATCAATTGGCGGATTACACTGAAAACCGCTTTGCCATGCAAAAGAAAATTCAAGCGGCCATGATCTATCCGATCATTTTGATGATTATGTCCTTTGCGATTGTTATGGGGCTGATGACTTATGTCGTGCCGGATATCGTCAAGACTTTTGATCAAAGTAAGCAAGCTTTGCCATGGATTACCGTGGTGATGATGAAGTCCAGTGAAATCATTCGTCAGGCGTGGCCTTTTATGTTGGTGGCATCTGCCCTCGGTATTTTTCTATTAATGCGATTTCTAAAAACTGCAGCCGGCCATTATGCCTTTGATCGGTTGATTTTGAAAATGCCGTTGTTTGGTAAATTGTCACGAGGCATTAATGCTGCCCGTTTTTCCAGTACCTTATCGATTTTGACCCAATCCGGTGTGCCTTTGGTCGATGCATTGAAAATTGGGGCAGCGGTCAGTAGCAATTGGGTCATCCGAGATGCGGTTAATGTGGCAGCGGAGAAAGTCACAGAGGGCGGTAACTTAGCCTCGCAACTGGAACGCTGCGGTTATTTCCCCCCGATGATGGTACAAATGATTAAAAGTGGTGAAAGCTCAGGTGAGCTCGATCGGATGTTAAAACGTGCTTCAGATATGCAGGATCGTGAAGTCACCACACTGATTTCAACCTTATTGGCACTACTCGAGCCTTTAATGTTGGTATTGATGGCAGGTATCGTTTTGGTGATTGTGATTGCGGTGATGTTGCCAATCGTCAATATGAACAATATGATTTAG
- the gspG gene encoding type II secretion system major pseudopilin GspG, translated as MQRKTKQMKQSGFTLIEVMVVIVILGVLAALIVPNVMGRGEKAKVDTTQITLKGVAGALDQYKLDNNHYPNMQEGGLDALVNQPASAKNWLPGGYVKGGYPKDSWDNDLQYVIPGSEGRTFDLYSFGADGKQGGEGNDADLYYQP; from the coding sequence ATGCAACGGAAGACAAAACAAATGAAACAGTCAGGTTTTACTTTAATTGAAGTCATGGTGGTGATCGTGATTTTAGGCGTATTAGCGGCATTGATTGTGCCCAACGTGATGGGGCGGGGAGAAAAAGCCAAAGTCGATACCACACAAATTACCTTGAAAGGGGTGGCTGGGGCATTGGATCAATATAAATTGGACAATAACCATTATCCAAACATGCAAGAAGGTGGTCTCGATGCTTTGGTGAATCAGCCGGCTTCTGCAAAAAACTGGTTGCCGGGCGGTTATGTCAAAGGCGGTTACCCGAAAGATAGCTGGGACAATGACCTGCAGTATGTGATTCCAGGCTCAGAAGGTCGTACCTTTGATTTATATTCTTTTGGTGCCGATGGTAAGCAAGGTGGCGAAGGAAATGATGCCGATCTTTATTATCAGCCTTGA